In Ruminococcus sp. HUN007, a genomic segment contains:
- the cobS gene encoding adenosylcobinamide-GDP ribazoletransferase, which yields MIKSLLSAFLMYSRIPMIQVEWKEENRRYALGWFPLIGAVIGGVLLAWRLFCTYFSVSQFLFAAVAVIIPVLVTGGIHIDGFCDVTDARSSYAEREKRLEIMSDPHIGSFAVIRVCLYLILQTALFSQIDDVRSTAVVSCGYILSRSLSGLSAVTFRCAKKDGTLQDFVRPSYRSVTIAMITVFGASASLLMLFINTIQGLASFAAALVSFWYYRKTAYKEFGGTTGDLCGWFLQICELSVPAAAVFAGIMMEVLL from the coding sequence ATGATAAAGTCACTTCTTTCAGCTTTTCTCATGTATTCACGCATACCGATGATACAGGTTGAATGGAAGGAAGAGAACAGGCGGTACGCACTCGGATGGTTTCCGCTTATCGGTGCAGTCATCGGCGGAGTCCTCCTTGCCTGGAGATTGTTCTGCACTTATTTTTCCGTTTCACAGTTTCTTTTTGCAGCTGTCGCAGTGATTATTCCTGTACTTGTTACAGGCGGCATTCACATCGACGGATTCTGCGACGTTACCGATGCTCGTTCTTCATATGCTGAACGTGAAAAACGTCTCGAAATAATGTCCGATCCTCATATCGGATCGTTTGCAGTTATTCGTGTGTGCCTTTACCTTATACTTCAGACTGCTCTGTTTTCACAGATTGATGATGTTCGAAGCACTGCCGTGGTTTCATGCGGATACATACTGTCACGTTCTTTAAGCGGGCTTTCTGCAGTAACTTTCCGGTGTGCAAAAAAGGACGGCACACTTCAGGATTTCGTCAGACCGTCCTACCGTTCAGTGACGATAGCAATGATAACGGTATTCGGAGCATCTGCTTCTCTGCTGATGCTTTTTATAAATACAATACAGGGGTTAGCATCTTTTGCTGCCGCGCTGGTCTCATTCTGGTACTACAGAAAGACCGCATACAAAGAATTCGGCGGAACTACAGGAGACCTTTGCGGATGGTTCCTTCAGATTTGTGAATTATCCGTTCCGGCCGCAGCAGTTTTTGCCGGCATTATGATGGAGGTATTATTATGA
- a CDS encoding histidine phosphatase family protein, translating to MKITLIRHGMTPGNLEKRYIGRTDEALCPEGRTKLEKMKVPESEILVVSPMKRCIQTAEILFPGQSPEICEEMRECDFGDFENRTSEELSNDRHYQDWIDSNGEMQFPNGELPEDFRNRCCKAFERITKQYSNAKSIAFVVHGGTIMAIMSRFSEPHKDYYNWMTGNASGWICEFDGRVLTKPEKI from the coding sequence GTGAAGATCACACTAATTCGTCACGGCATGACTCCGGGAAATCTTGAAAAGCGGTATATCGGCAGGACTGATGAAGCTCTTTGTCCGGAAGGGAGGACAAAGCTTGAAAAAATGAAAGTGCCGGAATCAGAGATCCTTGTAGTCAGTCCGATGAAACGATGTATTCAGACTGCTGAAATACTCTTTCCGGGTCAGTCTCCTGAGATATGCGAAGAAATGCGCGAATGTGATTTCGGAGATTTCGAAAACAGGACTTCGGAAGAACTGAGTAACGACAGGCATTATCAGGACTGGATCGACAGCAATGGTGAAATGCAGTTTCCGAACGGTGAACTGCCTGAGGATTTCCGTAACAGATGCTGCAAAGCGTTTGAAAGGATAACAAAGCAGTACAGCAACGCCAAAAGCATAGCTTTTGTTGTTCACGGCGGTACTATAATGGCGATTATGTCCAGGTTCTCTGAGCCGCATAAAGATTACTACAACTGGATGACCGGCAACGCTTCCGGATGGATATGCGAATTTGACGGTCGTGTACTGACAAAACCGGAGAAAATATGA
- a CDS encoding bacteriocin immunity protein → MSDKLSREELIKLVSDIIECNGTEKEIDEMMEVVEKNVPDPNVSDLIFWNDDNLTPEQIIDKAFEYKPIQL, encoded by the coding sequence ATGAGTGATAAGTTAAGCAGGGAAGAATTGATTAAATTAGTTTCTGATATAATTGAATGTAATGGCACAGAAAAGGAAATTGATGAAATGATGGAAGTTGTAGAGAAAAATGTTCCGGATCCTAATGTAAGTGATTTGATTTTCTGGAATGATGATAATTTAACTCCTGAGCAGATCATAGACAAGGCATTTGAATACAAACCAATTCAGTTATAA
- a CDS encoding cobyrinate a,c-diamide synthase, with protein MQRVMIAGTGSGCGKTTVTCAILSALAHKNIKASAFKCGPDYIDPMFYREILHTPSRNLDSFFCGRDMLLELFDEGSKDSDISVIEGVMGFYDGDEGSAYRVSEITETPVILVLNCRGMKESIGAVMQGFLKYITPNRIAGFIFNNLPERLVPFAKELCDRFHTEYFGFLPAHKYILESRHLGLVTASEIEDIGEKTDALGKLAEEHILIEKIMGLKCDLLPAYRKYEFTSCGRGAVIAVSRDRAFCFLYEENIEVLKKLGCTVRFFSPLEDEHLPEADGLILCGGYPELYAEKLADNRTMLDDIRNAVLSGMPVIAECGGFMYLHEYLLTDDGKKIPLAGVIKGEVFSEKRLKRFGYITMKAHSDSLITTPGAEIKAHEFHYWESTDPGSSFTAVKPDGRSWECCHTTATMYAGFPHLYFPSDISVAERFVKACK; from the coding sequence ATGCAGCGAGTGATGATCGCCGGTACCGGAAGCGGATGCGGCAAGACGACCGTTACCTGTGCGATCCTGTCGGCGCTTGCGCATAAAAACATAAAAGCATCGGCCTTCAAGTGCGGTCCGGATTATATTGATCCGATGTTCTACCGTGAGATACTTCACACTCCGTCGCGTAATCTCGACAGCTTTTTCTGTGGCCGTGATATGCTTCTTGAACTTTTTGATGAGGGAAGTAAGGATAGTGATATCTCTGTTATCGAAGGAGTAATGGGATTTTACGACGGAGATGAAGGTTCAGCTTATCGTGTCTCTGAGATCACGGAAACACCGGTCATACTGGTTTTAAACTGCCGCGGAATGAAGGAATCCATCGGTGCGGTCATGCAGGGGTTTCTGAAGTACATTACACCGAACCGTATTGCCGGATTTATTTTTAATAATCTTCCGGAAAGACTTGTCCCGTTTGCAAAGGAACTGTGTGACAGATTTCATACTGAGTATTTCGGCTTTCTTCCGGCACATAAGTACATACTGGAAAGCCGTCATCTCGGACTGGTAACTGCGTCGGAGATCGAAGATATCGGTGAAAAAACGGATGCACTCGGAAAACTTGCAGAAGAACATATTCTCATTGAAAAAATAATGGGTCTGAAGTGTGATCTACTGCCCGCATACCGGAAATATGAGTTCACTTCCTGCGGCAGGGGTGCTGTTATAGCCGTTTCACGAGACAGGGCTTTCTGTTTTCTGTACGAGGAGAATATAGAAGTTCTGAAAAAGCTCGGATGTACTGTCCGTTTCTTTTCACCGCTTGAAGATGAGCACCTTCCCGAGGCTGACGGTCTCATTCTCTGCGGCGGTTATCCGGAACTCTATGCCGAAAAGCTGGCGGATAACAGGACGATGCTCGATGATATCCGGAATGCAGTACTATCCGGTATGCCGGTGATCGCTGAATGCGGCGGATTTATGTATCTGCACGAGTATCTTCTGACTGATGACGGAAAAAAGATCCCGCTTGCCGGAGTTATCAAAGGTGAAGTATTTTCCGAAAAGCGCCTTAAACGTTTCGGATATATAACTATGAAAGCTCACTCCGACAGTCTGATAACCACACCCGGAGCAGAGATAAAAGCGCACGAATTTCACTACTGGGAAAGTACTGACCCTGGTTCGTCATTTACCGCAGTAAAACCCGACGGCCGTTCGTGGGAATGCTGCCACACAACTGCGACTATGTACGCCGGTTTCCCGCATCTGTATTTTCCGTCGGATATAAGTGTGGCGGAGCGGTTTGTGAAAGCGTGTAAATGA
- the cobJ gene encoding precorrin-3B C(17)-methyltransferase: MLYVVGFGSGAGECMTGAAENALKESNVIIGYTTYTELVKPFFPDKEYLETGMRQETDRVRLALERSLTDRVALVCSGDPELYGMAALCYEYLDEFPDAEIKVVPGVTAAFSGGAVLGAPLTHDTAIISLSDLLTPMEKIERRLHCAAEGDFVIVLYNPSSRKRADHLKKACDIILKYRDPDTVCGYVQNIGREGENSHICTLAELREESVDMFTTVYIGNSETRIIAGKMITPRGYRR; this comes from the coding sequence ATGCTTTATGTTGTGGGATTCGGAAGCGGAGCCGGTGAATGCATGACCGGTGCTGCTGAGAATGCACTGAAGGAAAGTAATGTTATAATCGGATATACGACCTATACGGAACTTGTTAAACCATTTTTCCCTGACAAGGAGTATCTGGAAACAGGAATGAGGCAGGAAACCGACCGTGTACGTCTTGCTCTTGAGAGGTCGCTTACGGACAGGGTGGCTCTTGTGTGCAGCGGTGATCCTGAACTTTACGGAATGGCAGCGCTTTGCTACGAGTATCTTGATGAGTTTCCTGATGCGGAAATAAAAGTCGTTCCCGGTGTAACAGCAGCATTCAGCGGAGGTGCCGTTCTCGGTGCACCGCTTACCCACGACACTGCGATAATCAGTCTTTCTGATCTTCTGACACCAATGGAAAAGATAGAGCGAAGACTCCACTGTGCAGCTGAGGGTGACTTTGTTATCGTTCTTTACAATCCTTCATCAAGAAAAAGGGCAGATCATCTTAAAAAGGCATGTGATATTATTCTGAAATACCGTGATCCTGATACGGTATGCGGATATGTACAGAATATCGGAAGAGAAGGCGAGAACAGTCATATCTGTACGCTTGCTGAACTTCGTGAAGAATCTGTAGATATGTTTACGACGGTGTATATAGGCAATTCCGAAACAAGGATAATAGCCGGAAAAATGATCACGCCGCGCGGTTACAGGCGTTAA
- a CDS encoding cobalt-precorrin 5A hydrolase, whose amino-acid sequence MKKTAVISLTERGRALSAFIKQTTADHEITRFCFRRHTDDDAFSFDDMASLTGELFKDYDVLVFVCAAGIAFRMCAPYLVSKQTDPAVIVIGEQGTHVIPVLSGHIGGANAFAEHIAEKIGAEAVITTATDTGGRFSPDSFAAANDLIITDFDAAKKIAAAVLEGKKIGFKCDHPYGVIPDDLVISDDTEYGIIVGESSVPSPYSTTLYLPLKNIVVGIGCKKGTPAENISEAVSRAFTENGISPVRICKAASIDLKADEAGLLEYCHKTGVPLVTYSSEELIKAEGDFTESEFVRSVTGTGNVCERSAVLCSGGKLVIRKTAFNGVTVAAAEMPVRIDFSKKVI is encoded by the coding sequence ATGAAAAAGACAGCAGTAATATCCCTTACAGAACGCGGGCGGGCACTGTCGGCGTTTATAAAACAAACGACAGCAGATCATGAAATAACACGTTTCTGTTTCCGCCGGCATACTGATGACGATGCGTTTTCGTTTGATGATATGGCTTCCCTTACCGGTGAGCTTTTTAAAGATTATGACGTACTTGTTTTTGTATGTGCAGCCGGGATAGCCTTCCGCATGTGCGCTCCGTATCTTGTTTCCAAGCAGACCGATCCGGCAGTCATAGTTATCGGCGAACAGGGAACACATGTTATTCCCGTTCTTTCCGGACATATAGGCGGAGCCAATGCTTTTGCGGAACATATAGCAGAAAAGATCGGTGCGGAAGCAGTGATCACAACCGCCACGGATACAGGCGGACGATTTTCACCCGACAGCTTCGCTGCGGCGAATGATCTGATCATCACTGATTTTGATGCCGCTAAGAAAATCGCGGCTGCTGTGCTTGAGGGAAAGAAGATCGGATTTAAGTGTGATCATCCTTACGGCGTGATTCCTGATGATCTTGTGATATCAGATGATACGGAATACGGGATAATTGTCGGTGAATCTTCTGTTCCTTCTCCTTACAGCACAACTCTTTATCTTCCTCTGAAAAATATCGTTGTCGGTATCGGATGCAAAAAAGGAACTCCGGCAGAGAATATTTCCGAAGCGGTAAGCAGGGCATTTACCGAAAACGGAATATCTCCGGTAAGAATTTGCAAAGCGGCAAGCATTGATCTGAAAGCTGATGAAGCCGGACTGCTTGAATACTGTCATAAGACAGGCGTTCCGCTTGTTACATATTCTTCAGAAGAGCTTATAAAAGCGGAAGGCGATTTTACAGAATCTGAATTTGTACGCAGTGTTACCGGTACCGGTAACGTGTGTGAAAGAAGTGCTGTGCTTTGCAGCGGCGGGAAGCTCGTAATACGAAAGACGGCATTTAACGGCGTAACCGTAGCTGCTGCTGAGATGCCTGTCAGAATAGATTTTTCAAAGAAGGTGATTTAA
- the cbiT gene encoding precorrin-6Y C5,15-methyltransferase (decarboxylating) subunit CbiT, with protein sequence MKKVYVIGTGTNGTGSLTADAAKAIEEAELIIGATRMLKPYTDSGKQLVNEYDPERTADAIRNSSAQTAAVLFSGDISFFSGAKKLLPLIEDTETVVLPGISSFAAFCVKCGMSYEKMKFISLHGSNANIALEVHMNRYCFLLLDNKNTVSSVCTRLLKYGDGFPELRVYAGSELGYETEKIVSGRIPDLIGFKSEPLTVMITENPDYLKYIPSAISDDSFIRTKIPMTKAEVRGCVTASLNIPHDGICWDIGCGTGSVSVEMAYRCPDGTVYSFDKNEEAVMLTCDNTRRFFCDNVKVYSGNCPDCLEEMPAPDAVFIGGSTGKLSEIVSLVYSKNDKAYITATAVSVETLAEATDAFRKAGRECSITQIAVTRMKKVGSYTMPDAMNPVWIISGGKKCSE encoded by the coding sequence TTGAAAAAGGTATATGTTATCGGAACAGGAACAAACGGAACAGGTTCACTTACTGCTGATGCAGCAAAGGCAATAGAAGAAGCGGAACTTATCATTGGCGCGACACGTATGCTTAAGCCCTACACTGACAGCGGAAAACAGCTTGTGAATGAATATGATCCGGAAAGGACAGCAGATGCGATAAGGAACAGTTCTGCACAGACTGCAGCAGTTCTTTTTTCCGGTGATATCAGCTTTTTCAGCGGAGCAAAAAAACTGCTGCCGCTGATCGAAGATACAGAAACGGTTGTCCTTCCGGGTATTTCCTCTTTTGCGGCATTCTGTGTAAAATGCGGTATGTCATATGAAAAAATGAAGTTTATTTCACTTCACGGAAGTAACGCAAACATTGCTCTTGAAGTGCATATGAACAGGTACTGTTTCTTACTCCTCGATAATAAAAATACTGTATCTTCAGTGTGTACGAGACTGCTTAAATACGGCGACGGATTTCCGGAACTGCGCGTTTACGCCGGATCCGAACTTGGCTATGAAACTGAAAAGATCGTTTCCGGCAGAATACCGGATCTTATCGGATTTAAAAGTGAACCGCTTACTGTTATGATCACAGAAAATCCGGATTATCTTAAATATATTCCTTCTGCCATTTCTGATGATAGTTTTATTCGTACAAAAATTCCCATGACCAAGGCAGAAGTCCGCGGCTGCGTGACTGCGTCTTTGAATATTCCGCATGACGGTATCTGCTGGGATATAGGATGCGGAACCGGTTCAGTTTCCGTTGAAATGGCATACCGCTGTCCTGATGGTACGGTTTACTCATTTGATAAAAACGAAGAAGCTGTAATGCTTACCTGTGACAATACACGAAGATTTTTCTGTGACAACGTTAAAGTATATTCGGGAAACTGTCCGGATTGTCTTGAGGAAATGCCGGCGCCTGATGCGGTATTTATAGGCGGTTCAACCGGAAAGTTATCTGAAATAGTATCTCTGGTATACAGTAAGAATGATAAGGCATATATTACAGCAACTGCGGTTTCCGTCGAAACGCTGGCCGAAGCTACGGATGCTTTCAGAAAGGCCGGACGCGAGTGCAGTATTACTCAGATAGCCGTAACAAGAATGAAGAAAGTCGGCAGCTACACAATGCCGGATGCTATGAATCCGGTATGGATCATTTCCGGAGGAAAGAAATGCAGCGAGTGA
- the cobT gene encoding nicotinate-nucleotide--dimethylbenzimidazole phosphoribosyltransferase: MERLNKITSWSDSAFIAAKERWDSIAKPLGSFGVLEDMIMKIAAIQGTADVDISKRTAVVFCADHGVVAEGVTQCGSEVTAVCAKAIAEGKSNVNAVAAAFGTDVKAVDVGMISDVDSGSLVKRKTSYGTKNFTKEPAMTKDEVTEAIVTGMDIVRDLKESGTKIIVSGEMGIGNTTSASAIASVLLGVLPEKVTGRGAGLSDDGLKRKIDAIKRGIELHKPSADDPIHLLQTLGGFEIAAMTGLFLGGAVYKIPVVIDGVISAVAAAVAFKMKPMCAAYMLPSHCSGEPAAKGLLDMLGLHPVIGAGLRLGEGTGGLLLLPLLDGALALYRNSHTFDEENIAKYEKLS, translated from the coding sequence ATGGAAAGACTAAACAAAATAACATCATGGAGTGATTCAGCATTTATTGCTGCCAAAGAACGGTGGGACAGTATTGCAAAACCACTTGGCAGTTTTGGCGTCCTTGAAGATATGATAATGAAGATAGCGGCCATTCAGGGTACTGCGGATGTTGATATTTCAAAGAGAACTGCGGTGGTTTTCTGTGCGGATCATGGTGTAGTCGCTGAGGGAGTTACTCAGTGTGGAAGTGAAGTTACTGCAGTCTGTGCGAAGGCGATTGCTGAAGGAAAATCAAATGTAAATGCTGTTGCTGCGGCATTTGGTACTGACGTAAAAGCTGTGGATGTCGGTATGATCTCAGATGTGGATTCCGGTTCTCTTGTTAAGAGAAAGACATCTTACGGAACTAAGAATTTCACAAAAGAACCGGCCATGACAAAAGACGAAGTGACCGAAGCGATAGTCACAGGGATGGATATCGTCCGTGACCTTAAGGAGAGCGGAACAAAGATCATCGTTTCCGGTGAAATGGGTATCGGAAATACGACATCTGCTTCAGCGATAGCATCTGTTCTTCTCGGAGTTCTACCGGAAAAAGTGACCGGCAGGGGAGCAGGTCTTTCCGATGATGGACTGAAACGTAAAATTGATGCGATAAAACGAGGTATTGAGCTTCATAAACCTTCTGCAGACGATCCGATTCATCTGCTTCAGACTCTCGGCGGATTTGAAATAGCCGCAATGACAGGGCTTTTTCTCGGTGGTGCAGTTTATAAAATTCCGGTTGTTATTGACGGAGTGATATCTGCAGTCGCTGCAGCGGTAGCATTTAAAATGAAACCTATGTGTGCGGCGTACATGCTTCCGTCTCACTGTTCCGGCGAACCAGCCGCCAAAGGTCTCCTCGATATGCTTGGACTTCATCCGGTGATCGGCGCAGGTCTTCGCCTCGGTGAAGGCACAGGCGGCCTTCTCCTCCTTCCGCTTCTCGACGGTGCTCTTGCACTGTATCGGAATTCGCATACATTTGATGAGGAGAATATCGCAAAGTACGAGAAGTTGTCATGA
- a CDS encoding SMI1/KNR4 family protein: MNNKSERFSEKINLSEKLSDDVYIRANKEDVLKAISELNVHPSEDFIQFYTLFAGPFWEENMGIELLDIIDDHNNICSSTYICRNEYGFDDKYLVLSEMNTSEVIVLDSETDKVYRVNFEGGDELLKSGNMSEEWSSFIAFLKEYFNL, translated from the coding sequence ATGAATAATAAAAGCGAAAGATTTTCTGAGAAAATTAATCTATCAGAGAAACTAAGCGACGATGTTTATATCAGAGCCAACAAAGAAGATGTGCTTAAAGCGATTTCAGAATTGAACGTACATCCATCAGAGGATTTTATTCAATTCTACACATTATTTGCCGGACCTTTCTGGGAAGAAAATATGGGTATAGAACTTCTTGATATTATTGATGATCATAATAATATTTGCTCATCAACTTATATATGCAGAAATGAATATGGCTTTGATGATAAATATCTTGTTCTTTCTGAGATGAATACCAGTGAAGTTATTGTGCTGGATAGTGAAACCGATAAAGTTTACAGAGTAAACTTCGAAGGTGGAGATGAACTTTTGAAAAGTGGTAATATGTCAGAAGAATGGAGCAGTTTTATCGCTTTTCTTAAAGAGTATTTTAACCTTTAA
- a CDS encoding DUF6756 family protein, which produces MWNISEEVKRAAAVLDIDLTELSRDVSLEIIRIITEKYTAGNSCFLWDDLTDYVYVNNSDAWSWINEYIGNTETVMFFNESDEKKSFLFKNGDDLVAVLGETYGFEFYVTNKEKSYLLVFNHHDILMACGDAKNWLNTKK; this is translated from the coding sequence ATGTGGAATATAAGCGAAGAAGTGAAGCGTGCAGCTGCTGTCCTGGATATTGATTTAACTGAACTTTCACGGGATGTATCATTAGAAATCATAAGAATTATAACAGAGAAGTACACCGCAGGAAATAGCTGCTTCCTATGGGATGACCTGACTGATTATGTGTATGTTAATAATTCAGATGCATGGAGCTGGATCAATGAATATATTGGAAATACCGAAACGGTAATGTTCTTTAACGAAAGTGATGAGAAAAAATCATTCCTGTTTAAAAACGGCGATGATTTAGTAGCTGTTTTAGGTGAGACATATGGATTTGAGTTTTATGTAACCAATAAAGAAAAATCTTATCTATTGGTTTTTAATCATCATGATATTTTGATGGCATGCGGCGATGCGAAAAACTGGCTGAATACAAAGAAGTGA
- a CDS encoding bifunctional adenosylcobinamide kinase/adenosylcobinamide-phosphate guanylyltransferase has product MTLITGPAFQGKLEYSKKHWPESIEKYFDGETCDYALAKGADVINNYHHLIRRLLDKSIDPVAYTDELIRINPCCVVIMNDIGSGVIPIEKKDRIWREAVGRCGCLIAENAGRVIRVMCGIPTAIKGDLP; this is encoded by the coding sequence ATGACACTCATTACAGGACCTGCTTTTCAGGGAAAACTTGAATATTCAAAAAAACACTGGCCTGAGAGCATTGAAAAATATTTTGACGGTGAAACATGTGACTACGCACTTGCAAAAGGTGCTGATGTCATCAACAACTATCATCACCTTATCAGAAGACTTCTTGACAAATCAATTGATCCGGTCGCTTACACAGACGAACTTATCAGGATCAATCCGTGCTGTGTGGTAATTATGAATGATATCGGATCAGGTGTTATACCGATAGAAAAGAAAGACCGTATCTGGCGTGAGGCTGTGGGAAGATGCGGCTGTCTTATAGCTGAAAATGCAGGCAGAGTGATCCGTGTTATGTGCGGCATTCCGACAGCAATAAAGGGAGATCTCCCGTGA
- a CDS encoding bifunctional adenosylcobinamide kinase/adenosylcobinamide-phosphate guanylyltransferase codes for MMILITGGSKCGKSRYAESLFDEFSGRKYYMATMMPFGDEAHEAIERHRKMRASKGFETIEKYTDVGEADIEPGSAVLLECLGNLVANEMFGEGNFPADCKNKIFCDIIKLKDKTSLLVIVTNDVGSDSIFYESGTEKYIEVLGKLNTELADAADKVVECVYGIPVVLKDGIHSDDSLNESTGTDEHQTGCDHGKGECG; via the coding sequence ATGATGATACTGATTACCGGCGGTTCGAAATGCGGGAAGTCCCGTTATGCTGAATCGCTGTTTGATGAGTTTTCCGGCAGGAAATACTATATGGCAACCATGATGCCTTTCGGTGATGAGGCGCATGAGGCTATTGAAAGACACCGGAAAATGCGTGCTTCTAAAGGTTTTGAGACCATCGAGAAATATACTGATGTGGGAGAAGCCGACATCGAACCGGGAAGCGCTGTCTTACTCGAATGCCTTGGAAACCTTGTGGCAAATGAGATGTTCGGCGAAGGAAATTTTCCGGCGGACTGTAAAAATAAGATATTCTGTGATATAATAAAACTGAAGGACAAAACTTCACTTCTTGTTATAGTTACAAACGACGTCGGATCCGATTCGATTTTCTATGAATCCGGAACTGAAAAATACATTGAAGTACTGGGTAAACTCAATACTGAACTTGCTGATGCCGCCGATAAAGTCGTGGAATGTGTCTACGGGATTCCGGTCGTGCTGAAGGACGGTATTCATTCAGATGATTCTTTAAATGAATCGACTGGTACAGATGAGCATCAGACAGGATGTGATCACGGAAAGGGGGAGTGCGGATGA
- the cobM gene encoding precorrin-4 C(11)-methyltransferase — MINFVGAGCGAPDLITVRGMRLIEKADVIIYAGSLVNPELLEYAPEHCEIHNSAVMTLDEVIRVMECAETENKMTVRLHTGDPSVYGAIREQMDKLDLLGIPYRVCPGVSSFCGAAAALNAEYTLPDVSQTVILTRMAGRTPVPEREQIRSLAAHHATMVVFLSAGMTKKLSEELIAGGYGPDTPAAIVYKASWPEEKVCRCTVGTLEETAKANGISKTALITVGNFLGDDYSLSKLYDPAFETEFRKASEH, encoded by the coding sequence ATGATAAACTTTGTCGGGGCAGGATGTGGAGCACCTGATCTTATTACCGTTCGTGGTATGCGGCTGATAGAAAAGGCTGACGTTATCATTTATGCTGGTTCACTTGTTAATCCGGAACTGCTTGAATATGCACCGGAACACTGTGAAATACACAACAGCGCTGTTATGACTCTTGACGAAGTAATAAGAGTCATGGAATGCGCGGAAACTGAAAACAAAATGACAGTCCGCCTTCATACAGGCGATCCCTCCGTGTACGGAGCAATACGCGAACAGATGGACAAGCTGGATTTACTGGGTATCCCGTACAGGGTGTGTCCGGGTGTAAGTTCGTTCTGCGGTGCAGCTGCCGCACTGAACGCCGAATATACTCTGCCGGATGTTTCCCAGACGGTCATACTTACCCGTATGGCAGGACGTACACCTGTTCCGGAACGTGAACAGATCCGTTCTCTTGCTGCACATCATGCGACAATGGTAGTTTTCTTAAGTGCCGGAATGACGAAGAAGCTATCGGAAGAACTCATAGCAGGCGGATACGGACCGGATACTCCTGCAGCCATTGTGTACAAGGCAAGCTGGCCGGAGGAAAAGGTATGCCGATGCACTGTCGGTACACTTGAAGAAACAGCAAAGGCAAACGGAATAAGTAAAACCGCGCTTATTACAGTCGGAAATTTCCTTGGCGATGATTATTCACTTTCAAAACTCTATGATCCTGCGTTTGAAACGGAGTTCAGGAAAGCCAGTGAACACTGA